Proteins from one Chroococcidiopsis sp. CCMEE 29 genomic window:
- a CDS encoding SGNH/GDSL hydrolase family protein: protein MRIEAEQMNLSTYLVESGNTAASGGSLISLYKATGSTGTTSTIFAGPSGTYDVVLGYFDENDGVAQLEVKVGGTSLGSWKLNQNLGSPVANAQTRVRKTLARGLSINRGENIQIAGILNQGEAARVDYIDFIPRAAPSPASNRTPMRIEAEQMNLSTYLVESGNTAASGGSLISLYKATGSTGTTSTIFAGPSGTYDVVLGYFDENDGVAQLEVKVGGTSLGSWKLNQNLGSPVANAQTRVRKTLARGLSINRGENIQIAGILNQGEAARVDYIDFIPVGNDTLIGGTGNKVLDGGSGIDTVSYSQATKGVTVNLNTGVGFVPSYNRPLKIMPLGDSITYGVINYGSSTESGGYRTELWNKLVADGLKVDFVGSLSNGPASLGDKDHEGHRGFRIDQIAALVNDWLDTQQPDIIPLMIGTNDISWNKGLSTAPKRLSALIDQITNRVPNAQLLVASIPPLGTSTSNNQNVKSFNSSIPGIVDSKVAQGKKVSFVDINNRLTLSDLADGIHPTAEGYRQIADAWYEPILNAGGDKDTLRNIDNITGSAFNDVLVGNASDNVIQGGAGKDILKGGGGADTFVYTAPTEGMDTIIDFSENDIFDISASGFGGGLRAGISLSRTNSKTGVFSRSANPAPIGTNANFFYNTNTGLLSFDRDGVGSDTALAIATLNGAPFLDANQFTVSA from the coding sequence ATGCGGATAGAAGCTGAGCAGATGAATCTATCGACCTACTTGGTCGAGTCAGGAAACACTGCTGCCTCAGGCGGAAGTTTAATTAGTCTCTACAAAGCAACCGGTTCAACAGGCACTACCTCTACCATATTTGCTGGTCCCTCAGGCACCTATGATGTGGTGCTTGGCTACTTTGATGAGAACGACGGAGTAGCGCAGCTAGAGGTGAAGGTTGGAGGAACCTCGCTCGGGTCGTGGAAACTGAATCAAAATCTGGGTAGTCCGGTGGCTAATGCACAGACTCGAGTGCGCAAAACTCTCGCCAGGGGACTATCAATCAACCGGGGAGAGAACATCCAGATTGCAGGCATCCTTAACCAGGGAGAGGCAGCACGCGTTGATTACATCGATTTCATTCCTAGAGCTGCTCCGTCGCCTGCAAGTAATCGAACACCAATGCGGATAGAAGCTGAGCAGATGAATCTATCGACCTACTTGGTCGAGTCAGGAAACACTGCTGCCTCAGGCGGAAGTTTAATTAGTCTCTACAAAGCAACCGGTTCAACAGGCACTACCTCTACCATATTTGCTGGTCCCTCAGGTACCTATGATGTGGTGCTTGGCTACTTTGATGAGAACGATGGAGTAGCGCAGCTAGAGGTGAAGGTTGGAGGAACCTCGCTCGGGTCGTGGAAACTGAATCAAAATCTGGGTAGTCCGGTGGCTAATGCACAGACTCGAGTGCGCAAAACTCTCGCCAGGGGACTATCAATCAACCGGGGAGAGAACATCCAGATTGCAGGCATCCTTAACCAAGGAGAGGCAGCACGCGTTGATTACATCGATTTCATCCCTGTCGGCAATGATACTCTAATTGGTGGCACAGGCAACAAGGTGTTGGATGGGGGTAGCGGTATTGATACAGTCAGCTATAGCCAGGCAACTAAAGGCGTCACTGTCAACCTTAATACAGGCGTCGGTTTTGTACCCTCATACAATAGACCGCTCAAGATTATGCCTCTAGGTGACTCAATCACTTATGGAGTCATTAATTATGGGAGCAGTACAGAAAGCGGGGGCTACCGAACTGAATTATGGAATAAATTGGTGGCAGATGGGCTGAAGGTAGATTTTGTAGGTTCACTGTCCAATGGGCCTGCTAGCCTGGGCGATAAAGATCATGAAGGACATCGTGGGTTCAGAATCGATCAGATTGCCGCTTTAGTCAATGACTGGCTGGACACGCAGCAGCCGGACATTATCCCTCTGATGATCGGCACAAATGACATTTCCTGGAACAAGGGTTTGAGTACCGCACCCAAGCGGCTCAGTGCACTGATCGATCAAATTACCAATCGGGTACCCAACGCGCAGCTATTAGTGGCCTCAATTCCACCACTTGGTACATCCACTAGTAACAATCAAAACGTCAAATCTTTCAATTCGTCCATACCCGGCATTGTTGATTCCAAAGTTGCTCAAGGCAAAAAAGTTAGTTTTGTCGATATAAACAATAGGCTGACACTAAGTGACCTAGCGGATGGGATTCATCCCACTGCAGAGGGCTATCGTCAGATAGCTGATGCTTGGTACGAACCGATTCTTAATGCAGGCGGGGACAAAGACACTCTCCGCAACATTGATAATATTACTGGTTCAGCTTTTAACGATGTGTTGGTGGGAAATGCTAGTGACAACGTCATTCAGGGTGGCGCAGGTAAAGACATTCTCAAAGGTGGCGGTGGTGCAGATACCTTTGTCTACACAGCACCGACTGAAGGCATGGATACAATTATTGACTTTAGTGAGAATGACATCTTTGATATTTCTGCCTCTGGCTTTGGTGGTGGCTTACGTGCAGGGATTAGTCTAAGCAGAACTAATTCTAAAACCGGTGTGTTTAGCAGGAGCGCAAATCCAGCTCCTATCGGTACCAATGCCAACTTTTTCTACAACACGAATACGGGTTTACTCAGCTTTGATCGCGATGGTGTTGGATCGGACACTGCACTGGCGATCGCAACACTAAATGGAGCACCGTTCTTAGACGCCAATCAATTCACGGTCAGCGCCTAA